The Halichoerus grypus chromosome 9, mHalGry1.hap1.1, whole genome shotgun sequence genome has a window encoding:
- the SERPINB6 gene encoding serpin B6: MDTLSEANGTFALSLLKKLGEDNSKNVFFSPMSISSALSMVFMGAKGNTAAQMSQTLSLSKSGGGGDVHQGFQSLLTEVNRTDAAYLLRTANRLFGDKSYEFLSSFKDSCRKFYQAEMEELDFNNATEESRAHINTWVAEKTDGKITELLSPGSVDPMMNLILVNAIYFKGNWDNQFNKTQTMERPFKVSKNEEKPVQMMFKKSTFQMTYIGEIFTKILVLPYVGKELNMIIMLPDENTDLRTVEKELTYEKFTEWTRPDMLDEEEAEVYLPRFKLEENYDMENVLCTLGMTDAFEQAKADFSGMSSRKDLYLSKVVHKAFVEVNEEGTEAAAATAAIMMLRCARIMPRFCADHPFLFFIQHSKTNSILFCGRFSSP; the protein is encoded by the exons ATGGATACTCTTTCGGAGGCAAATGGCACCTTTGCCTTAAGTCTTCTGAAAAAGCTGGGTGAAGACAActcaaaaaatgtgtttttctcacCCATGAGCATCTCTTCTGCCCTGTCCATGGTCTTCATGGGTGCAAAGGGAAACACAGCAGCCCAGATGTCCCAG ACACTTTCTTTAAGTAAAAGCGGTGGAGGAGGCGATGTCCACCAGGGGTTCCAGTCACTTCTCACGGAGGTCAACAGGACCGATGCTGCGTACTTGCTTAGAACCGCCAACAGGCTCTTTGGAGACAAGTCTTATGAATTTCTCTCA TCTTTCAAAGACTCCTGCCGTAAGTTCTACCAAGCAGAGATGGAAGAGCTCGACTTTAATAACGCTACGGAAGAGTCCAGGGCACACATCAACACCTGGGTGGCCGAAAAGACAGATG gTAAAATTACAGAGTTGCTATCTCCAGGTTCAGTTGATCCAATGATGAATCTGATTCTCGTGAATGCCATCTATTTCAAAGGAAACTGGGATAATCAGTTTAACAAAACGCAGACCATGGAAAGACCATTTAAAGTCAGCAAG AATGAGGAGAAGCCTGTGCAGATGATGTTTAAAAAATCTACCTTTCAAATGACCTATATAGGAGAAATATTCACCAAAATTCTGGTGCTTCCCTATGTGGGCAAAGAGCTGAACATGATCATCATGCTTCCAGATGAAAACACGGATTTGAGGACG GTGGAGAAAGAACTCACTTATGAGAAATTCACAGAGTGGACGAGGCCAGACATGCTGGATGAAGAAGAGGCGGAAGTGTACCTCCCTAGATTTAAACTGGAGGAGAATTACGACATGGAGAATGTCCTTTGCACTCTGGGCATGACCGATGCCTTCGAGCAGGCCAAGGCAGACTTTTCTGGAATGTCGTCCAGGAAAGACCTGTATCTGTCCAAGGTGGTGCACAAGGCCTTCGTGGAGGTCAACGAGGAAGGCACGGAGGCCGCGGCCGCCACTGCGGCCATCATGATGTTGCGGTGTGCGAGAATCATGCCCCGGTTCTGTGCCGACcaccccttccttttcttcatccAGCACAGCAAGACCAACAGCATCCTGTTCTGTGGCCGCTTCTCCTCCCCATAA